A window from Balearica regulorum gibbericeps isolate bBalReg1 chromosome 1, bBalReg1.pri, whole genome shotgun sequence encodes these proteins:
- the MYF6 gene encoding myogenic factor 6, with translation MMMDLFETGSYFFYLDGENGALQQLEMAEGSPLYPGSDGTLSPCQDQMPPEAGSDSSGEEHVLAPPGLQPPHCPGQCLIWACKTCKRKSAPTDRRKAATLRERRRLKKINEAFEALKRRTVANPNQRLPKVEILRSAISYIERLQDLLHRLDQQEKMQEIGGDPFSFSPKQGNIPSSDFLSTCSSDWQSVSDHSRALGVSPKEGGSIVESSASSSLRCLSSIVDSISSDEPKLPSVEEVVEK, from the exons ATGATGATGGACCTTTTTGAAACTGGCTCCTATTTCTTCTACTTGGATGGGGAGAATggagccctgcagcagctggagatggcCGAGGGATCCCCGCTGTACCCAGGCAGCGATGGTACCTTGTCCCCCTGTCAGGACCAAATGCCGCCAGAGGCCGGCAGTGACAGCAGCGGAGAGGAGCATGTGCTGGCACCCCCGGGACTACAACCCCCTCATTGCCCCGGCCAGTGTTTGATCTGGGCTTGTAAAACTTGCAAGAGAAAGTCAGCCCCCACGGACAGACGGAAAGCAGCCACCCTGCGGGAGAGGAGGAGACTGAAGAAGATCAACGAAGCCTTCGAGGCTCTGAAAAGGCGGACTGTGGCAAACCCCAATCAGAGGCTACCCAAGGTGGAAATCCTGAGGAGCGCCATCAGCTACATCGAGAGGCTGCAGGACCTCTTGCACAGGCTGGATCAGCAGGAGAAAATGCAGGAGATCGGGGGGGACCCCTTCAGCTTCAGCCCCAAGCAGGGAAAT ATCCCCAGTTCAGACTTCCTGAGCACCTGCAGCTCCGACTGGCAAAGCGTTTCTGACCATTCCCGAGCCCTAGGAGTCAGCCCCAAGGAAG GAGGCTCCATCGTCGAGTCGTCGGCCTCCAGCAGCCTTCGCTGTCTCTCTTCCATTGTGGACAGTATTTCTTCCGACGAGCCCAAACTACCCAGCGTGGAGGAAGTGGTGGAGAAATAA